Part of the Methanobacterium paludis genome is shown below.
AATACCTTAAAAAACATAGTAGGAGTAAGGAAAAAATCCCCGAAAACATCTTGAAACTAGGCACCATACATTTAGGAAGTGCAAGGAACTACCATGAGCATTAAACTAAAAATATTATCCATCTGGGTTCCACAATGTCTGTTGGTTAATGAACTGGACAGAGTTGCAGAGGTAACAAACGAATGTCTGGATAAACTACTGGAAGAGTACTCCCCAGAATCATTGAATCTTTTGGAAGACTTAATTATGGAGGGAAATCTTGAGCAGAGGAGAGTTTTAATGGCTGAAGGTCACAATGCTCGTGTAAATGCACTTATTGAAGTCCTTGGATATGAAAAAGCCATGGAACTTGGCAGAACTGCACTGTTCAAAGCAGGCTACACGCTGGGATTAGAAGCACGTAGACGTCTTGGT
Proteins encoded:
- a CDS encoding L-2-amino-thiazoline-4-carboxylic acid hydrolase, encoding MSIKLKILSIWVPQCLLVNELDRVAEVTNECLDKLLEEYSPESLNLLEDLIMEGNLEQRRVLMAEGHNARVNALIEVLGYEKAMELGRTALFKAGYTLGLEARRRLGVSENIPDTIKAAQILYKVLGIEFKVEKLEKDMVLRVKRCSLATSYSPETCRMMSAADEGVVHGLNENINMLFKKRITEGAKECTACIKSKIDYELKLSKFD